A DNA window from Agarivorans sp. TSD2052 contains the following coding sequences:
- a CDS encoding tetratricopeptide repeat protein — MKYFSILFICFLLSSCAVTEAEHQPSALSGNGKFAKEHSYDSERFYIQFVDSLNQDTEQALRSKINVDISADYLETQLAFDSLSTSDVEKVIEALNDRLIGVLSEQTNVQWTYVGSELNQHDKKVSYYRATEGDYFAYYTLIWRNNKLVDIENTLLTMGVSSMLSLAIQLNEAKTSAKTQQRLNSFVKFAINGDIDKVPLAYQRLPKRFQQSNVVLSVLLTYLTEQEGAELPLAFSQYMQLEKPVHPRFYGYYTDVGNYQAAIDCLKQLPLVVFEDSRLQAEIASIHFLAGQTETAKTVLRNGILSHPYDVFSYFWLLDLALKTNDFSESELLLNVLRDRFFIEYSRQDLVDVEGGEEFVNSHFYDRYQTYLKNAA, encoded by the coding sequence GTGAAGTATTTCAGTATTTTATTTATCTGTTTTTTGTTGAGCTCTTGCGCGGTAACTGAAGCTGAACATCAGCCAAGCGCTTTGTCTGGTAATGGTAAATTTGCTAAAGAGCATAGCTATGATAGTGAACGGTTTTATATCCAATTTGTCGATTCGCTCAATCAGGACACAGAGCAGGCACTGCGCTCTAAAATTAACGTTGACATTAGTGCCGATTATCTTGAAACACAGCTTGCTTTTGACTCTTTATCTACAAGCGATGTGGAAAAAGTCATTGAAGCATTGAATGATCGTTTGATCGGCGTTCTAAGCGAACAAACAAATGTACAATGGACATATGTTGGCAGCGAACTCAATCAGCATGATAAAAAAGTAAGTTATTACAGAGCGACAGAAGGGGACTATTTTGCTTATTACACTCTGATTTGGCGTAACAATAAGCTAGTTGATATTGAAAATACCCTACTAACTATGGGCGTTAGCTCAATGCTTTCATTAGCGATTCAGCTAAACGAGGCTAAAACTTCAGCTAAAACACAACAACGTTTAAATAGTTTTGTTAAGTTTGCTATAAACGGTGATATAGATAAAGTTCCATTAGCTTATCAACGTCTTCCTAAGCGTTTTCAACAAAGTAATGTAGTGTTAAGCGTGTTGTTAACTTATTTGACTGAGCAAGAAGGTGCCGAGTTACCGCTAGCTTTCAGCCAATACATGCAGTTAGAAAAACCTGTTCACCCACGTTTTTATGGCTATTATACTGATGTAGGTAATTATCAAGCCGCTATAGATTGTCTCAAGCAGCTTCCTTTAGTGGTTTTCGAAGACTCGAGGCTTCAAGCTGAAATAGCCTCTATTCACTTTTTGGCTGGCCAAACAGAAACTGCAAAAACAGTGCTGCGCAATGGTATATTAAGCCACCCTTACGACGTGTTTAGTTACTTTTGGCTATTGGACCTTGCTTTGAAAACAAACGATTTTTCAGAAAGTGAATTATTGCTAAATGTACTTAGAGACCGCTTTTTTATTGAGTATTCTCGTCAGGACTTAGTTGACGTAGAAGGAGGCGAAGAGTTTGTTAACTCTCACTTTTACGACCGCTATCAAACTTACCTAAAGAATGCTGCCTAA
- the sstT gene encoding serine/threonine transporter SstT, producing MKQQTNNSILRFFTQGSLVLQILIGIVAGSILAIAAPTVATSVGLFGELFVGALKAVAPVLVFVLVAASVASHKRGQNTQLRPIIYLYLLGTFAASLTAVGMSFLFPTELILVSTETSANPPQGIGEVLHTLLFKVVDNPISAIMNGNYIGILAWAIGLGIAMHSASDTTKTLFNDVAAGVSSIVRFVIRLAPIGIFGLVANTIAQTGFSVLLGYSQLLLVLIGSMLLIALVMNPLLVFYKIRRNPYPLVFKCLRESGVTAFFTRSSAANIPVNMDLAKRLNLNEDTYSVSIPLGATINMAGAAITITVLSLAAVHTLGIQVDFATALLLSVVAAVSACGASGVAGGSLLLIPLACSLFGVSNDVAMQVVAVGFIIGVLQDSAETALNSSTDVLFTAACCQAAEDKA from the coding sequence ATGAAACAACAAACAAACAACAGCATATTACGTTTTTTTACCCAAGGTAGCTTAGTGCTGCAAATTCTCATCGGTATTGTTGCGGGTAGTATCTTAGCTATCGCAGCGCCAACGGTAGCGACATCCGTGGGTTTATTTGGTGAGTTATTTGTTGGTGCGCTAAAAGCCGTTGCTCCGGTATTAGTTTTTGTATTGGTAGCGGCGTCTGTTGCTAGCCATAAACGCGGCCAAAATACCCAACTACGCCCGATTATTTACTTGTACCTATTAGGTACCTTTGCAGCTTCGCTTACCGCTGTTGGTATGAGCTTTTTGTTCCCAACAGAACTGATTTTAGTGAGCACGGAGACCTCTGCAAACCCACCGCAAGGCATTGGTGAAGTATTGCATACCTTGTTATTTAAGGTGGTAGATAACCCCATTAGCGCCATTATGAATGGTAACTACATCGGCATTTTAGCTTGGGCAATTGGTTTAGGTATTGCTATGCATAGCGCATCAGATACCACTAAAACCCTGTTTAATGACGTAGCCGCTGGTGTATCAAGTATTGTGCGCTTTGTTATTCGCTTAGCGCCAATTGGTATTTTTGGCTTGGTGGCAAATACCATTGCGCAAACGGGCTTCTCGGTGTTGTTAGGTTACAGCCAGTTGCTATTGGTGCTTATTGGCTCAATGCTATTAATTGCCTTGGTGATGAACCCACTATTGGTATTCTACAAAATACGTCGTAACCCTTATCCGCTGGTATTTAAGTGTTTGCGTGAAAGTGGCGTTACCGCATTTTTCACCCGTAGCTCGGCGGCAAACATTCCAGTAAACATGGATTTAGCTAAACGCTTAAATCTAAATGAAGATACCTACTCAGTCTCTATTCCGTTAGGAGCCACCATTAACATGGCCGGCGCAGCGATTACCATTACGGTGTTGTCTCTTGCGGCTGTACATACTTTGGGTATTCAAGTTGATTTTGCTACTGCGCTTTTATTAAGTGTTGTGGCGGCTGTATCGGCTTGTGGTGCTTCGGGTGTGGCGGGTGGTTCGTTACTGCTTATCCCACTAGCATGTAGCTTGTTTGGTGTGTCTAACGACGTAGCCATGCAAGTGGTGGCGGTTGGCTTTATTATTGGTGTATTGCAAGATTCGGCCGAAACAGCCCTAAACAGCTCTACCGACGTATTGTTTACTGCAGCATGTTGCCAAGCAGCAGAAGATAAAGCGTAA
- a CDS encoding DUF3857 domain-containing transglutaminase family protein, whose protein sequence is MIDFFRYLGICFITILFSWLPLSVVHASSSNFWQISTVPSWTEADLNSPQIGEGLESLEYLLYDAQVNLNLDVVQSFYQYRYQVNDAAGVEDNSDLSITFSPDYQTVVMHKVEVIRNGQSSSRLVEHDVRLVDIEPEKSSKIYSGQKQLQLWLKDIRAGDVIEYSYSIVGSNPVFEGHYSHFFKLGWGIEVKQANVSVIAPNKRKLNHQLIKTDVKINVDKRAKESRYSLSLTDVPAYYSDGDEPSWEFSQPYWLVSDFDDWKGVNDWALGLFEHSPGKSNEFDHWLEELQALPKQTAVEQAISFVQQDIRYLGIELGENSHRPHAPAEVFDNRYGDCKDKSFLLVTALKSLGIDAYPVLVSTYNRNTVRDFIPAYNLFNHAIVRFDFNGNEYWIDPTKNYQATSLNYIVQSSLGDALVVAKGNSSLSEMPDYQAIDNRIIFEQTYKAADYQSPVELLIKSTYTGTQADRMRYRVASKSAKRMSKEYLEYYQRLYPKLSSLQAVQVVDDANTNQLTISESYLVPEFWTIADGEAVFELYSDLVDDYLYIPEKVNRQQSLALGSPLSVYQSSHLVLPQDVDFSSLIAHRSEENDYISFSSSFDYQNRTISFNHAYSNKARSVPPQDTEQHIELLRKARKRLSISYSVTNVTEDEAYGSVAKLVNYLLSLKQTRAAEVN, encoded by the coding sequence GTGATTGATTTTTTTAGGTATCTCGGTATATGTTTTATTACTATTCTGTTTTCTTGGTTACCACTCTCCGTGGTTCACGCCAGCTCATCTAATTTTTGGCAAATCTCAACAGTACCAAGCTGGACAGAAGCTGATCTTAACTCGCCTCAAATAGGTGAGGGGCTAGAGTCTTTAGAGTATTTGCTGTATGACGCACAAGTGAACTTGAATTTAGATGTTGTTCAGAGCTTCTATCAATATCGCTACCAAGTTAATGATGCGGCTGGTGTTGAAGATAACTCTGATCTAAGTATTACTTTTAGCCCTGATTATCAAACAGTGGTAATGCATAAGGTTGAGGTTATTAGAAACGGCCAGTCGTCGTCGCGTTTGGTTGAGCATGATGTGCGTTTAGTGGACATTGAACCTGAAAAAAGTAGCAAAATTTATTCGGGGCAAAAGCAGCTACAACTTTGGTTGAAAGATATTCGAGCTGGTGATGTTATCGAATATAGCTACAGCATAGTAGGCTCTAATCCGGTATTTGAAGGCCACTACAGCCACTTTTTTAAGCTGGGTTGGGGCATAGAAGTAAAGCAAGCCAATGTTAGTGTTATTGCACCGAATAAGCGTAAATTGAATCACCAGCTAATAAAAACAGATGTGAAGATTAATGTAGATAAACGGGCCAAAGAGTCCCGCTATTCTTTAAGCTTAACTGATGTTCCTGCTTATTACTCTGATGGTGATGAACCATCTTGGGAGTTTTCTCAGCCATATTGGTTAGTCAGCGACTTTGACGATTGGAAAGGTGTAAACGATTGGGCTTTAGGTTTATTTGAACATTCGCCAGGAAAATCGAATGAATTTGACCACTGGTTGGAAGAGCTGCAAGCACTACCAAAACAGACGGCAGTGGAGCAAGCTATTAGTTTTGTTCAACAAGATATTCGTTATTTAGGGATTGAGCTTGGCGAAAACTCCCATCGCCCACACGCTCCTGCTGAGGTATTTGATAACCGCTATGGAGATTGTAAAGACAAATCCTTTTTGCTGGTGACCGCGCTTAAATCTCTGGGAATTGATGCCTATCCTGTTTTAGTTTCAACCTATAATCGAAACACCGTCCGAGATTTTATTCCTGCATATAATCTGTTTAATCATGCCATTGTTCGCTTTGATTTTAATGGTAACGAATACTGGATTGACCCCACTAAAAATTATCAAGCGACGAGTTTAAATTATATTGTTCAATCCTCTTTAGGTGATGCGTTGGTGGTTGCCAAAGGTAATAGCTCTTTGTCAGAAATGCCCGACTACCAAGCCATAGATAACCGAATTATATTTGAACAAACCTATAAAGCGGCTGACTATCAGTCACCAGTAGAGTTGCTGATTAAAAGCACCTATACAGGCACACAAGCCGATAGAATGCGTTACCGTGTGGCCAGTAAGAGTGCCAAGCGTATGTCGAAGGAGTACTTAGAGTACTACCAACGTTTATACCCAAAACTTAGCAGCCTACAAGCCGTTCAAGTAGTGGATGACGCTAACACTAATCAACTGACTATTAGTGAATCTTACCTAGTACCAGAATTTTGGACTATCGCGGATGGAGAGGCAGTATTTGAGCTTTACTCTGATTTGGTGGATGACTATCTCTACATTCCAGAAAAAGTAAATCGTCAGCAGTCTCTCGCTTTAGGCTCGCCTTTATCTGTTTATCAGAGTTCTCATTTAGTACTTCCGCAAGATGTAGATTTCTCAAGTTTAATCGCTCATCGGTCTGAGGAAAATGATTACATAAGCTTTAGCTCAAGCTTTGATTATCAAAACAGAACTATTTCATTTAATCATGCTTACAGCAATAAAGCTCGTTCAGTACCGCCGCAAGATACTGAGCAACACATCGAGTTATTACGTAAAGCACGTAAGCGCTTAAGTATTAGTTATAGCGTAACCAACGTTACCGAAGATGAGGCTTATGGTTCTGTAGCCAAGCTAGTCAATTACTTGTTATCTTTAAAACAAACTCGTGCCGCGGAGGTGAATTAG
- a CDS encoding TetR/AcrR family transcriptional regulator: MNTKTRKAQEVANREELLLDIALELMAETGFAGLTMDKITQRSEYSKGTVYNHFNCKEDVLCALCCRSMRIQIDLYQRIATFEGCTREKMIAMAFAYQLFSRLYPTLSMVVLSMKTPNILEKTSSARSANVNEHEDRILGTAIKLIEQAVALGEIPASKNVNANAATFAAWSMAFGTNALTSAVSNKQTHGCSSGMDTQYALLYNVNLLCDGLAWKPLSNEQDYLATWQRIGQELYADELATLEQTAHL; encoded by the coding sequence ATGAATACAAAAACCAGAAAAGCCCAAGAAGTAGCGAACCGCGAAGAGCTGTTATTAGACATAGCGCTCGAGCTAATGGCAGAAACCGGCTTTGCGGGCTTAACCATGGATAAAATTACCCAACGGTCTGAGTATTCTAAAGGCACCGTTTATAATCACTTTAACTGTAAAGAAGATGTGTTATGCGCCTTATGTTGTCGCTCAATGCGTATTCAAATCGATTTATATCAGCGCATTGCTACCTTTGAGGGCTGTACCCGAGAAAAGATGATTGCGATGGCGTTTGCCTATCAACTTTTTAGTCGTCTTTATCCAACGCTATCAATGGTGGTATTAAGTATGAAAACCCCCAATATCTTGGAGAAGACCTCGAGCGCGCGTAGCGCGAATGTGAATGAACATGAAGACAGAATTCTTGGTACCGCCATTAAATTGATTGAACAAGCCGTTGCCTTAGGCGAGATCCCAGCGAGTAAAAACGTAAATGCAAATGCGGCTACTTTTGCTGCGTGGTCAATGGCTTTTGGCACTAATGCACTCACCAGTGCGGTGTCAAACAAACAAACTCATGGCTGTTCTAGCGGCATGGATACTCAGTATGCCTTACTCTATAACGTTAATTTGTTGTGCGACGGCCTAGCTTGGAAGCCGTTATCTAATGAGCAAGACTACCTCGCCACTTGGCAACGTATTGGGCAAGAGTTATATGCCGACGAGCTTGCAACACTGGAGCAAACGGCACACCTGTAA
- a CDS encoding glycosyl hydrolase 53 family protein, whose amino-acid sequence MPLRHYIMFMVLVVNLAACQSSGITTNKRNSPETSGLIVQSIEGIDDSFIKGVDLSSIIEAESKGAKFYDQHGQAQDIFKILADHNVNWVRIRLWNKPYDVYWSTELTKHQTPIQGAIGGGTNDLATAIEIAKRAKKHNMQVSLDFHYSDFWADPKNQRIPGEWLNLDQAELEDALYQFTYNSLTNMQQQQVFPDMVQIGNEIDNGFVWPKGKTITSPAAIALIKAGITAAKDASQLAKRPLPIMLHLGEGGNTEKLLNTFDSFAAAKLDYDIIGLSFYPYWHGDINTLQYNLSTLSQRYKKPVVVAETAYAYTLDNLDNTNNIFGKQQQNDGGFTASVQGQASALREIFNAVATVPAQQGLGVFYWEPAWLRGGWVTGQGNAWENQALFDLNGKVLASMNVFSLIHQDALSEAPILVSTATPTYQFSKNQSITLPDTIAATYSDDSVREVPVQWSLKNLPNSQQAGTYSISGLSNTQHPVNAWIVVSNQENHITNPGFEDGHLAPWHSSSKVFKVSNEQALSGQYALNYWAGKSQKVALTQEITGLPVGRYQLSANMMGKPLKQGSISLLASTTTKYYPLRFSPSGWNNWQHYSTEIVSVTDGKLSLSIKADLPADSWGWIDDLQLVLLDENSIQ is encoded by the coding sequence ATGCCTCTCCGCCATTACATCATGTTCATGGTACTCGTTGTCAATTTAGCGGCCTGCCAGTCGAGCGGTATAACCACCAACAAGCGAAACTCGCCAGAAACTTCAGGCCTCATCGTTCAATCCATTGAGGGAATTGACGATAGCTTTATCAAAGGCGTAGACCTTTCTTCGATTATTGAAGCCGAAAGTAAAGGGGCTAAGTTTTATGATCAACACGGACAAGCTCAAGATATATTTAAGATCCTGGCTGACCATAACGTGAACTGGGTAAGAATTAGGCTTTGGAACAAGCCTTACGATGTTTATTGGTCAACAGAGCTAACCAAGCATCAAACTCCAATACAGGGGGCGATCGGCGGTGGTACCAACGACCTAGCAACGGCCATTGAGATCGCTAAGCGGGCCAAAAAACACAATATGCAGGTATCGCTTGATTTTCATTACAGTGATTTTTGGGCAGACCCCAAAAACCAAAGAATACCTGGCGAATGGCTAAACCTAGATCAGGCTGAGCTTGAGGACGCCCTTTATCAATTTACCTACAACAGTTTAACCAATATGCAGCAACAGCAAGTGTTTCCGGATATGGTGCAAATTGGTAACGAAATAGATAATGGTTTTGTGTGGCCCAAGGGAAAAACTATCACCAGCCCAGCAGCTATCGCATTAATTAAGGCGGGCATAACTGCCGCCAAAGATGCCAGCCAATTAGCCAAACGCCCACTTCCAATAATGTTACACCTAGGCGAAGGCGGCAATACAGAAAAGTTACTTAATACCTTCGACTCATTTGCTGCAGCCAAGCTGGACTATGACATCATTGGCCTGTCTTTTTATCCTTATTGGCATGGCGACATAAACACCTTGCAGTACAACCTCAGCACCTTATCTCAACGCTACAAAAAGCCAGTGGTGGTGGCTGAAACCGCTTATGCCTACACCTTAGACAACCTAGACAACACCAATAATATATTTGGCAAACAACAACAAAATGATGGTGGTTTTACCGCATCAGTTCAAGGCCAAGCCAGCGCGTTACGCGAGATATTTAATGCCGTAGCAACAGTACCCGCGCAGCAAGGCTTAGGCGTATTTTACTGGGAACCGGCTTGGTTGCGCGGAGGGTGGGTAACCGGCCAAGGGAATGCTTGGGAAAACCAAGCCTTATTTGACCTAAACGGAAAAGTACTAGCATCAATGAATGTCTTTAGCTTGATACATCAAGATGCCTTAAGTGAAGCCCCTATACTGGTGTCTACCGCGACGCCCACCTACCAATTTTCTAAAAATCAAAGCATCACCCTACCCGATACCATTGCAGCCACATACAGTGACGATTCTGTACGTGAAGTTCCGGTTCAATGGTCATTAAAAAACCTCCCCAATAGTCAGCAAGCAGGTACTTATTCAATCAGTGGCTTAAGCAACACTCAACATCCAGTAAACGCTTGGATAGTCGTTTCTAATCAAGAAAATCATATCACTAACCCTGGTTTTGAAGATGGTCATTTAGCGCCTTGGCACTCATCAAGTAAGGTGTTTAAAGTCAGTAACGAGCAAGCCTTAAGCGGGCAATACGCGCTCAACTATTGGGCAGGAAAATCGCAAAAAGTGGCTTTAACTCAAGAAATTACAGGGCTTCCAGTTGGACGTTACCAGCTGAGTGCTAACATGATGGGCAAGCCCTTAAAACAAGGCAGCATTAGCTTGCTGGCCAGTACCACAACTAAATATTACCCGCTGCGTTTTTCCCCTTCAGGATGGAACAACTGGCAACATTACAGTACAGAAATAGTGTCAGTTACAGATGGAAAGTTATCACTAAGCATCAAAGCAGATTTGCCCGCCGATAGCTGGGGGTGGATAGACGATTTACAATTGGTATTGCTTGACGAGAACTCAATACAATGA